A genomic window from Arthrobacter globiformis includes:
- a CDS encoding rhodanese-like domain-containing protein, giving the protein MAYFRAKLRFEIDVMDVADAPEGTFVLVDTRRQSSWEHGHIPGAVHIPTADIPSCAHELIPPGVSVVVYSWGPGCNGSTVAALAFADLGYPVREMIGGIEYWARNGLPVETVAGVAAGKPDGLVTAHPD; this is encoded by the coding sequence ATGGCGTACTTCCGCGCGAAATTGAGGTTCGAGATCGATGTTATGGACGTTGCCGACGCCCCTGAAGGCACGTTCGTGCTGGTGGACACGCGGCGGCAATCGTCCTGGGAACATGGGCATATCCCGGGTGCAGTACATATACCGACTGCAGACATCCCGTCCTGTGCCCACGAGCTGATTCCTCCTGGGGTGAGCGTGGTGGTCTACTCGTGGGGGCCAGGGTGCAACGGCAGCACGGTCGCCGCCTTGGCCTTTGCCGACCTGGGCTATCCCGTGCGGGAAATGATTGGCGGTATCGAGTACTGGGCGCGGAACGGGCTCCCGGTGGAAACGGTCGCCGGAGTGGCCGCAGGCAAGCCCGACGGCTTGGTGACTGCGCACCCGGACTGA
- a CDS encoding RidA family protein: MSEKTVVLTENAPAPAHVFSQGIRKGGFFQVSGQGPMDPATNQYIGEGDVRVQTRRTLDNVKAILEAGGSSVEDVLMFRVYLTTRDDFAAMNEVYGEFIRENVPSGALPSRTTVFVDLPHEVMLVEIDALAVTA; encoded by the coding sequence ATGAGTGAAAAGACCGTAGTACTGACCGAAAACGCGCCCGCCCCGGCGCATGTATTCTCCCAGGGCATCCGGAAGGGCGGCTTCTTCCAGGTCTCCGGCCAGGGCCCCATGGACCCCGCCACCAACCAGTACATCGGAGAGGGCGACGTCCGCGTCCAGACCCGCCGCACACTGGATAACGTCAAGGCCATCCTCGAAGCAGGCGGCTCCTCCGTGGAAGACGTCCTGATGTTCCGCGTCTACCTCACTACCCGCGACGACTTCGCGGCCATGAACGAGGTCTACGGGGAATTTATCCGCGAGAATGTCCCCAGCGGCGCACTGCCCAGCCGCACCACGGTGTTCGTTGACCTCCCGCACGAGGTCATGCTGGTAGAGATCGACGCGCTGGCGGTCACCGCTTAA
- a CDS encoding IclR family transcriptional regulator: MSQSLMRAIDLLAELAAKPATLDELSAKASVHKTTVMRLLHAMEEKRFVVRDEDQRFMLGSKLFELSSLALEQRDIRKVAHPHLAELNGRTGHTVHLAVFEGNEVVYIDKFESHHPVRMYSRIGLTASLHSAAVSKVLLADMPRSRQEKIAAGLDYVKVTENTLTSPEALLAELEEVRVQGWAHDNAEHEAFVHCIAAPIRDATGAVVAAASCSVPVVMLSYEGLLELLPELKASTEAISNDLGWISHERNSA; this comes from the coding sequence ATGAGCCAGAGCCTGATGCGGGCCATAGACCTGCTCGCTGAACTCGCCGCCAAGCCAGCCACCTTGGACGAGCTCTCCGCCAAGGCCTCAGTGCACAAGACCACTGTTATGCGCCTGCTGCACGCCATGGAAGAGAAGCGTTTTGTGGTCCGGGACGAGGATCAGCGCTTCATGCTTGGCTCCAAGCTGTTCGAACTGTCTTCGCTCGCGCTGGAGCAGCGGGATATCCGAAAGGTGGCACACCCGCACCTGGCTGAGCTGAACGGCCGCACCGGGCACACCGTGCACCTCGCCGTCTTCGAAGGCAACGAGGTGGTGTACATCGACAAGTTCGAATCGCACCACCCAGTCCGCATGTATTCGCGCATCGGCCTGACTGCATCGCTGCACTCGGCTGCTGTATCGAAAGTCCTCCTCGCCGACATGCCGCGCAGCCGGCAGGAAAAGATCGCCGCGGGGCTGGATTACGTGAAAGTTACCGAGAACACCCTGACCTCACCGGAGGCCCTGCTGGCCGAACTGGAGGAGGTCAGGGTCCAGGGCTGGGCCCACGACAACGCCGAGCACGAAGCGTTCGTGCACTGCATCGCGGCCCCCATCCGCGACGCCACCGGCGCCGTTGTCGCCGCAGCCTCTTGTTCGGTACCGGTGGTGATGCTCAGCTATGAAGGATTGCTCGAGCTGCTGCCCGAGCTCAAAGCCAGCACCGAGGCCATCTCGAATGACCTCGGCTGGATCAGCCACGAAAGGAACTCAGCATGA
- a CDS encoding sugar kinase, with protein sequence MMLSAVCVGETMAMLTPAHTVPLHLATELHFGIGGAESNVAMGLAAMGLDTHWVSRVGRDGFGTRILHVLKDHGVGVSGVEVDASLPTGLYVKIPAHESDPDGGSSVLYYRQGSAASAMGRSTLANPAVASLLENAALIHLSGITAALSPECLELLEAILTAPRHGRIISFDVNWRAALWAGQDRSVLQRLANLADVVLVGKDEAEHAFGTNDEAELRRLMPNPSVLVIKNEAISAIALSHGVTGAGYTREEVPALSVAVVEPVGAGDSFAAGYLSGMLFGLSQKASLRRGHVAAACTLTVHGDRGPLPPAKELAAILGSSDDEWAAIHVKDGQFNTNRSVTP encoded by the coding sequence ATGATGCTTTCAGCTGTATGTGTGGGCGAAACCATGGCCATGCTTACCCCTGCCCATACCGTTCCGCTCCATCTGGCGACCGAACTCCATTTCGGGATCGGGGGCGCCGAGTCGAACGTCGCCATGGGCCTGGCAGCGATGGGCCTGGACACGCATTGGGTCAGCCGCGTGGGCCGCGACGGCTTCGGCACACGCATCCTTCATGTACTCAAGGATCACGGTGTTGGCGTCTCCGGCGTCGAGGTGGATGCGTCCTTGCCCACCGGCCTGTACGTAAAGATCCCCGCCCACGAGTCAGACCCCGACGGCGGCAGCTCGGTTTTGTATTACAGGCAAGGATCTGCGGCATCGGCCATGGGGCGCAGCACACTGGCCAATCCCGCCGTGGCATCCCTGCTGGAAAACGCGGCACTCATCCATCTCAGCGGCATAACCGCCGCGCTCTCGCCCGAATGCCTGGAACTGCTCGAGGCCATCCTGACCGCACCACGGCACGGCCGGATCATCAGCTTCGACGTCAACTGGCGGGCTGCGCTGTGGGCCGGCCAGGACCGTTCCGTACTACAGCGCCTGGCAAACCTCGCCGACGTCGTGCTTGTCGGAAAAGACGAAGCCGAACACGCCTTCGGCACCAACGACGAAGCCGAACTCCGCCGGCTCATGCCGAATCCCAGCGTCCTGGTCATCAAGAACGAGGCGATCAGCGCGATTGCCCTGTCGCACGGAGTGACTGGCGCGGGTTACACCCGGGAGGAAGTGCCCGCACTGTCCGTGGCCGTCGTCGAACCTGTAGGCGCCGGTGACTCGTTCGCCGCCGGTTACCTCAGCGGCATGCTGTTCGGGCTGAGCCAGAAGGCGAGCCTCCGCAGGGGGCACGTCGCTGCGGCCTGCACCCTGACTGTCCACGGTGATCGCGGTCCTCTGCCCCCCGCAAAAGAGCTCGCAGCCATCCTCGGTTCTTCGGATGACGAGTGGGCTGCCATCCATGTTAAAGATGGACAATTCAACACCAACCGGAGCGTGACGCCATGA
- a CDS encoding alanine racemase codes for MNTSEAISATAVADLAERQLDWRHKAVPAAASGSTHAEFLAAKHTLADLQTPLLTLDAGALQANADHLAAWCTERGVLLAPHGKTTMAPQLWTEQLNRGAWGITLANFAQLRVARGFGVRNLQLANSLTDPHAIEWVASTATADAPILSWVDSVGTVDVINRVLAGSDAVLDVLVELGAHGGRTGARGVDAAMEVARAIAASPNLRLVGVSGYEGSLAHTADDAGLAAVRGYLAQMRLLHEQLHADGLYGTSSVIITAGGSAYFDDVVTVLSPCISTGAETGGRSVDLMIRSGAYIIHDDGFYRGISPFSRGGDQAFRAGMHGWARVVSQTETGLAILDAGKRDLPFDEGLPEPQLIGATLGGRMEPLVGAEITSVNDQHCFMTFDAGTTTVRPGDVVRLGLSHPCTAFDKWTVIPVLADSGTGPATDGGQAVVDLIHTFF; via the coding sequence GTGAACACTTCCGAAGCCATTTCGGCAACTGCCGTGGCCGACCTCGCAGAACGCCAGCTCGATTGGCGGCACAAGGCCGTGCCCGCTGCCGCCAGCGGGAGCACCCACGCCGAGTTCCTCGCCGCAAAGCACACGCTGGCCGACCTCCAGACCCCGCTGCTCACCCTTGACGCCGGGGCGCTCCAAGCCAATGCCGACCACCTCGCTGCCTGGTGCACGGAGCGCGGGGTGCTGCTCGCGCCCCACGGCAAGACCACCATGGCTCCGCAGCTCTGGACTGAGCAGCTTAACCGCGGCGCCTGGGGCATCACGCTGGCCAACTTCGCGCAGCTCCGCGTGGCCCGAGGGTTCGGCGTCCGGAACCTGCAGCTCGCCAACAGCCTCACCGACCCGCACGCCATCGAGTGGGTCGCCAGCACCGCGACCGCCGACGCGCCGATCCTGTCCTGGGTGGACTCCGTGGGAACAGTAGATGTCATTAACCGTGTCCTCGCCGGGAGTGACGCCGTGCTGGATGTGCTGGTGGAGCTCGGCGCGCATGGCGGCCGGACAGGTGCCCGCGGCGTTGACGCTGCCATGGAGGTCGCCCGCGCCATTGCGGCCTCACCCAACCTGCGCCTGGTGGGTGTCAGCGGGTACGAAGGCTCACTCGCGCACACAGCGGACGACGCCGGCCTGGCCGCCGTTCGCGGCTACCTCGCCCAGATGCGGCTGCTTCACGAGCAGTTGCACGCAGATGGGTTATATGGCACCAGCTCCGTGATTATCACGGCGGGCGGAAGCGCGTACTTCGACGACGTCGTTACGGTTCTCTCGCCGTGCATCAGCACGGGGGCTGAGACCGGTGGCCGCAGTGTGGACCTCATGATCCGCAGCGGTGCGTACATCATCCACGATGACGGTTTCTACCGCGGCATCTCTCCGTTTTCCCGTGGCGGCGACCAGGCGTTCCGCGCCGGTATGCACGGGTGGGCCCGGGTTGTTTCGCAGACCGAAACCGGTCTGGCCATCCTCGACGCCGGCAAGCGGGACCTCCCTTTCGACGAAGGACTTCCGGAACCGCAGCTCATCGGCGCAACCCTCGGCGGACGCATGGAGCCCCTGGTTGGGGCCGAAATCACCTCGGTCAACGACCAGCACTGCTTCATGACCTTCGACGCCGGCACCACCACAGTTCGCCCTGGCGACGTTGTCCGGCTGGGCCTGTCACACCCATGCACGGCCTTCGACAAGTGGACTGTCATTCCCGTGCTCGCGGACAGCGGCACCGGACCAGCCACTGATGGCGGCCAGGCCGTCGTCGACCTCATCCACACCTTCTTCTAG
- a CDS encoding N-acyl-D-amino-acid deacylase family protein: protein MKILISNAILVDGTGADRRPADVLLDGPVIAAVADPATLTAAETGADRTIDATGLVLSPGFIDMHAHSDLQLLINRDHYAKLSQGVTTELLGQDGLSYAPVDDATLAGVREKIAGWNDNPADFDWNWRTVGEYLDRLDAEVAGADGTPGRIATNAAYLVPQGTVRAMVMGFAEGAPTPDQQQQMQDVIRAAIEEGAVGMSSGLTYTPGMYARTEELAGLCRTVGELGGFYAPHHRSYGKGALGAYAEMIGLSRDTGCALHLSHATMNFAENKGRAGELLDLIDEALDDGVDITLDTYPYLPGATTLSAILPSWASSGGTESTLARLKNPETRAKIRESVEIYGSDGCHGVVAEWDTLEISGVQNPALAGYVGKTIKDIATEANLEPFDIFVQILIDDRLGTGILQHVGHEENVQAIMKHRTHTGGSDGLLVGAKPHPRAWGTFPRYLGHYSRDLGLLSLEETVHHLSGRPAARLKLHQRGLVREGYAADVVLFDPETVRDEATFENPRQAASGIQYVFVNGTAAIDGGQPTGARAGRALRRSSDGLTREGKQPTHDS from the coding sequence ATGAAGATTCTCATCAGCAATGCCATCTTGGTGGACGGAACCGGAGCCGACCGCCGCCCCGCGGACGTCCTGCTGGACGGCCCGGTGATTGCCGCCGTCGCCGACCCCGCAACCCTCACCGCAGCGGAAACCGGCGCGGACCGCACCATCGACGCCACCGGTCTGGTCCTGAGCCCCGGCTTCATCGACATGCACGCGCATTCAGATCTTCAGCTGCTTATTAACCGGGACCACTACGCCAAGCTGAGCCAGGGCGTAACAACCGAGCTGCTGGGCCAGGATGGACTGTCCTATGCTCCGGTGGACGATGCCACGCTCGCCGGTGTTCGTGAGAAGATCGCCGGCTGGAACGACAACCCCGCGGACTTCGACTGGAACTGGCGGACGGTGGGGGAGTACCTGGACCGACTCGACGCTGAGGTCGCCGGTGCGGACGGCACCCCAGGCCGTATCGCCACCAACGCCGCCTACCTTGTCCCTCAAGGAACCGTCCGTGCCATGGTCATGGGCTTCGCCGAGGGCGCTCCCACTCCCGACCAACAGCAGCAGATGCAGGACGTCATCCGAGCCGCGATAGAGGAAGGCGCCGTGGGAATGTCCTCTGGCCTCACCTATACGCCGGGAATGTATGCCCGGACCGAGGAGCTTGCCGGACTCTGCCGGACGGTGGGCGAACTGGGCGGCTTCTACGCACCGCATCACCGCTCCTATGGCAAGGGTGCGCTCGGCGCGTACGCCGAAATGATCGGGCTCAGCCGGGACACGGGTTGCGCCCTGCACCTGTCGCACGCCACCATGAACTTCGCCGAGAACAAGGGCCGCGCCGGGGAACTGCTGGACCTGATCGACGAGGCGTTGGACGACGGCGTGGACATCACCCTCGACACCTACCCCTACCTCCCCGGAGCCACCACGCTCTCCGCGATCCTCCCCAGCTGGGCATCGTCCGGAGGTACGGAATCCACCCTTGCGCGACTTAAAAATCCCGAAACCAGGGCGAAGATCCGCGAAAGCGTGGAGATCTACGGCTCGGACGGTTGCCACGGAGTGGTTGCCGAGTGGGACACCCTGGAAATCAGCGGCGTCCAGAACCCGGCGCTCGCAGGCTACGTGGGCAAGACCATCAAGGACATCGCCACCGAAGCAAACCTGGAGCCCTTCGACATCTTCGTGCAGATCCTAATTGACGACCGCCTCGGCACGGGCATCCTGCAGCACGTCGGCCACGAGGAAAACGTCCAGGCCATCATGAAGCACCGCACGCACACCGGTGGCAGCGACGGACTCCTGGTCGGCGCCAAGCCGCACCCACGGGCGTGGGGCACCTTCCCGCGCTACCTCGGCCACTACTCCCGCGACCTCGGACTGCTCAGCCTCGAGGAAACGGTCCACCACCTGAGTGGCCGCCCCGCAGCACGGCTCAAGCTCCATCAGAGGGGACTGGTCCGCGAAGGCTACGCGGCCGACGTCGTGCTCTTCGATCCCGAGACCGTCCGCGACGAAGCCACCTTCGAGAACCCCCGCCAGGCCGCCAGCGGCATCCAGTACGTCTTCGTCAACGGCACGGCAGCGATCGACGGCGGCCAGCCCACCGGCGCCCGCGCCGGCCGCGCCCTGCGCCGCAGCAGCGACGGACTCACCAGAGAAGGAAAGCAACCCACCCATGACTCCTGA
- a CDS encoding bifunctional 4-hydroxy-2-oxoglutarate aldolase/2-dehydro-3-deoxy-phosphogluconate aldolase: protein MTPEQFIRQLEADRALAVVRAPSITDAADLCRALAEGGIRSVELTFTTPDVLNHVKRAAETAADHGAAVGIGTVMTADQARAAIDAGAQFLVTPGLRPEVAAVAAAAGIPFSLGAMTPTEVAQALDLGSAAVKIFPARQLGPAYLKDLQGPYPGIRLLPSGGIDASNAKSYLDAGAAAVCCGTSVVPPAAVAAGNWADIAARAAAFTGTLK, encoded by the coding sequence ATGACTCCTGAACAATTCATCCGGCAGCTTGAAGCGGACCGCGCCCTGGCCGTGGTCCGCGCTCCATCCATCACGGACGCCGCGGACCTCTGCCGGGCACTGGCCGAAGGCGGCATCCGCAGCGTCGAACTGACGTTCACCACACCGGATGTGCTCAACCACGTCAAGCGCGCGGCCGAGACGGCCGCGGACCACGGTGCCGCCGTCGGAATCGGCACCGTTATGACTGCGGACCAGGCACGCGCAGCGATCGACGCCGGCGCGCAGTTCCTGGTGACGCCGGGCCTCCGGCCCGAGGTTGCAGCCGTCGCCGCAGCCGCCGGCATCCCGTTCAGCCTCGGCGCCATGACGCCCACCGAGGTCGCACAGGCCCTGGATCTGGGCTCCGCCGCCGTCAAGATTTTCCCCGCCCGGCAGCTCGGTCCGGCGTACTTGAAGGACTTGCAGGGCCCGTACCCGGGCATCCGACTGCTGCCTTCCGGAGGCATCGACGCCTCCAACGCCAAGAGCTACCTCGACGCCGGTGCTGCTGCAGTCTGCTGCGGCACCAGCGTGGTCCCGCCCGCAGCAGTGGCTGCCGGCAACTGGGCAGACATTGCGGCGCGTGCCGCCGCCTTCACCGGCACCCTCAAGTAG
- a CDS encoding GntP family permease — translation MNEFLDWLRHDTAGLLLLAGAGIALLLFLIIKVKLEPFIALVGTGVIVALVGGVSVEALVGSATKSSDALIEKGFAGILGHITVIIGLGTVLGAILERSGGAEVLLGRLVRIFGEKGTPLAMGITGFVLGIPVFFDIGIFVLAPLVYVAAIRGGKSLALFALPLLAGLSVTHAFLPPHPGPVAAAGLFHVDLGWIILMGLICGIPAWFASGILWGTWIGKRVMVNVPEDRIVPESEEAKGHEPSIGLVLLAIGLPMLLILGGTFGNIFAPAGPVRDVLTFFGNPAIALTVAVLLAMWLLGIRRGMTPDELSEITGSSLRPVGMILLVVGAGAFFGAVLSATGVGKAVADSLAQAGLPIILSAFVISAGMRIAQGSATVAIVTTGGILAPSLASGFSQPQLALIVVAISSGSIIASHVNDGGFWIISKYFNMSVKDTLKTWTVLETVLSIVGFGMAALLYQFV, via the coding sequence ATGAATGAATTCCTAGACTGGCTGCGGCACGACACCGCCGGCTTGCTTCTTCTGGCGGGTGCGGGCATCGCCCTCCTGCTCTTCCTGATCATCAAGGTCAAGCTCGAGCCGTTCATCGCCCTGGTGGGAACCGGCGTGATCGTGGCCCTGGTGGGCGGGGTCTCCGTGGAGGCGCTGGTCGGCTCCGCCACCAAGAGCAGCGACGCCCTCATTGAAAAGGGCTTCGCCGGCATCCTGGGCCACATCACGGTGATCATCGGCTTGGGTACGGTGCTGGGCGCGATCCTGGAACGGTCCGGCGGAGCGGAAGTGCTGCTCGGACGGCTCGTGAGGATCTTCGGCGAAAAGGGCACGCCCCTCGCCATGGGCATCACCGGCTTCGTGCTCGGCATCCCGGTCTTCTTTGACATCGGCATCTTCGTCCTGGCGCCGCTGGTGTATGTGGCGGCTATCCGCGGCGGCAAATCATTGGCCCTGTTCGCCCTGCCGCTGCTCGCCGGCCTCTCCGTGACCCACGCCTTCCTGCCGCCGCACCCCGGACCCGTTGCTGCCGCCGGCCTGTTCCATGTGGACCTCGGCTGGATTATCCTCATGGGCCTGATCTGCGGCATTCCGGCCTGGTTCGCCTCCGGTATTTTGTGGGGCACCTGGATCGGCAAGCGCGTGATGGTCAATGTTCCGGAGGACCGGATCGTTCCCGAATCCGAGGAAGCCAAGGGCCACGAACCGTCCATCGGGCTGGTGCTGCTGGCCATCGGCCTGCCGATGCTCCTCATCCTGGGCGGCACCTTCGGCAACATCTTCGCCCCCGCAGGCCCGGTGCGCGACGTACTGACGTTCTTCGGCAATCCGGCGATCGCACTGACCGTGGCCGTGCTGCTGGCAATGTGGCTCCTGGGCATCCGCCGCGGCATGACGCCGGACGAGCTCAGCGAAATCACGGGCTCGTCCCTGCGACCGGTGGGCATGATCCTGCTGGTGGTCGGTGCCGGCGCGTTCTTCGGTGCGGTTCTCTCCGCCACCGGCGTTGGCAAAGCTGTTGCGGATTCGCTGGCCCAGGCCGGCCTCCCGATCATCCTGTCCGCCTTCGTGATCAGCGCGGGCATGCGCATTGCCCAGGGCTCGGCAACGGTGGCGATCGTGACTACCGGCGGCATCCTGGCACCCAGCCTTGCCTCGGGCTTCTCCCAGCCTCAACTCGCGTTGATCGTTGTGGCCATTTCTTCCGGTTCCATCATCGCCAGCCACGTGAACGATGGCGGCTTCTGGATCATCTCCAAGTACTTCAACATGTCCGTCAAGGACACCTTGAAGACCTGGACGGTGCTGGAGACGGTGCTCTCCATTGTGGGATTCGGTATGGCGGCCCTGCTATATCAGTTCGTGTAG
- a CDS encoding glycoside hydrolase family 32 protein: protein MTELTHPLATVPQDDLVARAEADPLRPRFHFVSPAGWLNDPNGVSQWNGTYHLFYQYNPEGAFHRRIQWGHATTTDLVTWTDRPVALEPSAGPDAEGCWSGVLVNDCGTPTLVYSGRLEGKELPCVAVGSPDLLSWTKDPGNPVIAAPPVGADITAYRDHCVWREGTKWRQLVGSGIRQRGGTAFLYESSDLRSWDYIGPLFIGDASHGDPADTDWTGTMWECVDLFRAGKGSLGSAPSDGSPDVLVFSAWNDGDTLHPLYWTGRYAGDTFKPAALHRLDYGGRFFYAPQSFQDESGRRVMFGWMQEGRSDAAMVEAGWSGVMSLPRIVTPGDDGALRFAPAPEIKKLRRDHASLPGQVLTGALVPLEIGVSGKQLDLELDLQLAPGALLRLGVLSSTDRCTSASPNEETTIELRRATDGTNNGTLRLDRTRSSLDPTVDVEDKSGPVPMPEGRVHLRVILDRSALEIFANGIPLTARVYPTLGGEHVSLAAEGTVQILSLDAWTMAGIYEGTRSLFP from the coding sequence ATGACTGAACTGACCCACCCGCTCGCCACCGTTCCTCAGGATGACTTGGTTGCCCGCGCCGAGGCCGATCCCCTCCGGCCGCGCTTCCACTTCGTGTCGCCGGCCGGCTGGCTCAACGATCCCAACGGCGTCAGTCAATGGAACGGCACGTACCACCTCTTCTACCAGTACAACCCGGAGGGCGCATTCCACCGCCGCATCCAGTGGGGTCATGCCACCACCACCGATCTCGTCACGTGGACGGACCGGCCTGTTGCTTTGGAACCGTCCGCAGGACCCGACGCCGAGGGCTGCTGGTCCGGGGTATTGGTGAACGACTGCGGCACGCCCACCTTGGTATATTCGGGGCGCCTCGAGGGCAAGGAGCTGCCCTGCGTCGCCGTAGGATCCCCGGACCTGCTGAGCTGGACCAAGGACCCAGGAAATCCCGTGATCGCAGCACCGCCGGTTGGCGCAGACATCACGGCGTACCGCGATCACTGCGTCTGGCGTGAAGGAACGAAGTGGCGGCAGTTGGTGGGTTCAGGCATTCGGCAGCGCGGCGGTACGGCGTTTTTGTACGAGTCGTCAGATCTGCGGTCGTGGGATTACATCGGGCCGTTGTTCATCGGCGATGCCTCGCATGGCGATCCTGCGGACACTGACTGGACGGGGACCATGTGGGAATGCGTGGACCTGTTCCGGGCGGGGAAGGGTTCGCTGGGGTCTGCACCTTCTGACGGCTCGCCTGACGTGCTGGTCTTCTCCGCCTGGAACGACGGCGACACCCTCCACCCGCTCTACTGGACCGGCCGGTACGCCGGGGATACCTTCAAGCCCGCGGCGCTGCACCGCCTCGACTACGGCGGCCGTTTCTTCTACGCACCGCAATCGTTCCAGGATGAGTCCGGCCGGCGTGTCATGTTCGGCTGGATGCAGGAAGGCCGCAGCGACGCCGCGATGGTGGAAGCCGGCTGGTCAGGGGTCATGAGCCTGCCGCGAATCGTCACGCCCGGGGACGACGGCGCTCTCCGCTTCGCACCCGCACCAGAAATCAAAAAGCTGCGCCGTGACCACGCCAGTTTGCCCGGACAGGTGTTGACCGGCGCCCTGGTGCCTTTGGAAATCGGCGTGTCCGGCAAGCAACTCGACCTCGAACTGGACCTCCAACTCGCACCGGGCGCCCTGCTGCGACTAGGTGTACTGAGCTCCACGGACAGGTGCACCTCCGCCAGCCCCAACGAGGAAACGACAATCGAGCTGCGCAGGGCGACTGACGGCACCAACAACGGCACGCTCCGCTTGGACCGCACTCGAAGCAGCCTCGATCCAACCGTTGATGTGGAAGACAAGTCCGGACCCGTCCCCATGCCCGAAGGACGAGTGCACCTGCGTGTCATCTTGGACCGATCCGCCCTCGAAATTTTTGCCAACGGAATCCCGCTCACAGCCCGCGTCTACCCCACCCTGGGCGGGGAACACGTCAGCCTTGCCGCCGAAGGCACGGTACAGATACTCTCCCTCGACGCATGGACCATGGCCGGAATCTATGAGGGTACCCGGAGCCTCTTCCCCTGA
- a CDS encoding ATP-binding cassette domain-containing protein, which yields MSHSLTSPAAGSTTSTPALEIRSLGKSFPVGGLFSRESVRALHGVDLTLGRGEIVALVGESGSGKSTLARCVARLEKPSSGAILIDGVDILKRDRYQVSRAFRSQLQMVFQDPFGSLNPAHRIEHFLRRSLAIHGKSGGSDEETQRRLEELMTTVGLQADMLNSYPHELSGGQRQRVAIARALAVEPQVILADEPTSMLDVSVRIGVLNLMRKLRDEQGISMLYITHDLASARYLADRTAVMFAGELVEEGESLDLLSNPAHPYTQLLVSAVPDPSRAGSYDPVRRAELRQAVMASTNCAYDGDPNQACSAEEPVRHQVEDPENRHWVRCHLYRPWVGAAGHALAGEPTVTTERTEMKASA from the coding sequence ATGAGCCACTCCCTAACGTCGCCGGCGGCTGGTTCCACCACCAGCACCCCGGCCCTCGAAATTCGTAGCCTGGGTAAGTCGTTCCCCGTTGGAGGGCTGTTCTCCCGCGAGTCGGTCCGCGCCTTGCACGGTGTCGACTTGACTCTTGGCCGCGGGGAGATCGTGGCGCTTGTGGGGGAATCCGGTTCCGGCAAGAGCACCTTGGCCCGCTGTGTTGCCCGGCTCGAGAAGCCGAGCTCCGGCGCGATCCTGATCGACGGTGTCGACATCCTCAAACGCGACCGTTACCAAGTATCCCGAGCGTTCCGCTCCCAGCTGCAGATGGTCTTCCAGGACCCCTTCGGTTCCCTGAACCCGGCCCACAGGATCGAGCATTTCCTGCGGCGTTCGCTGGCGATCCACGGCAAGAGCGGCGGTTCCGACGAGGAGACCCAGCGGCGGCTCGAAGAACTCATGACCACTGTTGGCCTGCAGGCTGACATGCTGAACTCGTATCCACACGAGCTCTCCGGCGGTCAGCGCCAGCGCGTTGCGATTGCCCGGGCCCTCGCCGTTGAACCACAAGTCATCCTGGCCGACGAACCCACCTCCATGCTGGATGTTTCCGTCCGGATCGGCGTGCTGAACCTGATGCGCAAGCTCCGCGACGAGCAGGGCATCTCCATGCTCTACATCACCCACGACCTCGCATCCGCCCGCTACCTGGCGGACCGGACGGCGGTCATGTTCGCCGGGGAACTCGTTGAGGAAGGCGAGTCCCTGGACCTGCTGTCAAACCCCGCGCACCCCTATACCCAACTCCTCGTTTCGGCTGTCCCGGACCCCTCCCGGGCAGGCTCGTACGATCCCGTCCGCCGGGCCGAACTGCGGCAGGCGGTCATGGCTTCGACGAATTGCGCTTACGACGGCGACCCGAACCAGGCCTGTTCGGCCGAAGAACCCGTGCGCCATCAGGTCGAAGACCCCGAAAACCGTCATTGGGTGCGCTGCCACCTCTACCGGCCGTGGGTTGGTGCCGCCGGCCATGCCCTGGCGGGCGAACCGACGGTGACTACCGAACGGACTGAAATGAAGGCCTCCGCATGA